One Manduca sexta isolate Smith_Timp_Sample1 unplaced genomic scaffold, JHU_Msex_v1.0 HiC_scaffold_3403, whole genome shotgun sequence genomic window, TCAGAGTCTGAAGTTTTCCAGCCCGAATTATCTGATAATGGAACATTAGGACTACCCACGAAGAAACAAGCGAagatactttacaataatattactaaacttCAAGACAAACGTCAAAATAGCATTAATTTAGGTATTCAAAAGATAGGTAACGAATCTAACTCACGACGATTAAAAAAAGAGAGCGTATCGCACTATAGACTCTCTCGCGTTGGAGCTGATGTATTGCTCATTAAAActgataatgattataaaactTCGGAAAATGAAAACAACGTTGTTAAAGAGCTACGGCGTGAAAATTTCGgactaaactatattttaaattctgtacAACGGGAAATAAATCCTATAAACCATATGAGCACTAGCAATATCACCAAAGCCGTGCGCAAAATTCGAAGTGAAGAAGGATGTAACCCAATACAGTCCCAACAAGACAATCTTTCGATTCTATCAAAGTTTGGTGATTCTATTAACATGCATACAGAAAAGAAAGCAGATTTCAGTATTTGTTGTAGTAATGACAGTGTTTCATCAAAAACTTTAGTAGACCAAGGTGTAATGGTTGATTTTAATCAAGAATACGAAAAGAAAATACAGTACTTAAGTAATGCATTGAAAAACGCCGAGAAAGATTTTAAGACAAAAATTAGcgcaataaaaatgcaatatgatagtaatataaaaaacattatgaatGAACACAATGAAGGTGTTAAAAGTATACAAAACCTCCACGAAGAAACTTTACACGACGTATTAAAAGATCATGAAAATGAAGTAGAAAATCTAAGAAGTATGAGTATAGAAGCTATGCGCAAAGTAGAGAAATTAGAGAAAGAAAATCGCTTACTGAAATCGAAAATTCGGGATTGTAGCCCAGTTTGTTTAGACGAGGTATACAGACATTATTTTCCAAATAGAACTCAGTTTATTTAATgccataaaatatttgacattagaaaaaaatattttttaggagcCAGTCAAGATGTCAATCGGCGAAGTAAAACGTCGCCGCAGGTCTCGCGACGTTAAATTATTGACGAAAACAAACGTTCAAGCAATCAACGTGAAGCCTAGAACCAAGTCGCACGGTCCATGCACCTGTTCCCCAGATTTGAACCTGACTGACACTATTCGCCACATATTCGAACAAGTCGATGTGGAACAAAGAAAAGTGGCTGAGCATACGTATATGAAGTACATTGCTAATAAGATTTTGAACGAAAATGTTGAGGTAAGtgaaacaaaactaataaaaatggGATTACGAAAGATAATTGATATCTTTACGGGGAAAAGtagtattattaatgtattcgtagccagtgtaactactggacttaatgagacttaacatctcatatctcaggatggcgagcgcagtggaataccaaacaatactttgtaattcagggtattagatggtgtttgtactgtttatgggcggtcatatcgcttaccatcaggcgaacggcaagctcgtctcgtcattgaaaagaataaaaaaaaattaatgtttcgCGAAAAAGTAAATGCCGCGAATTTTTGTGGTAAATACACAGACGAAATTGGGATCCAATAATGTGGGATCAGACACAAATTTATTCTCGTGCGAATCAACCAATTGTGTTTTATAAAGACTCCTACAATTTTTTACTCTCGAGTGGGGTATCGAACATAGAACTGCTAGAAAACtggttaaatttttattaaacccTAGCCCCTAGTAGATATGTATCAACGTCAATTGACGATTTTAGGGGACATCCATTAATTACGTGAGGCTCGAAAGGGGTTCGGAAAGAAAATCACGAAATATCGCaaagagggggggggggggttatgAGATAtcacgtgtatttatttttcgttgatgGCGCGATTTCATGTAAAAATTTGAATATactttgtacaaaaaaaaaatacacgtgatTTTGGGACGAGGGGGAGGTCTAGAACCTCACCACATATCACCAGGGGAGCAGGGGGttaaaaaatcactaaaaaACATCACGTAGGTAATGGACGACCCCTTTGATATTGCATCTGTTATACAAGATAGGGATATAGTATTTAAgaccaataaatatttcacttcAGGCACTCGACGCTCAAGAGCTATCGTTTCTACATCTTAAAGTGTGCCGTAtatggaaattaaaattaaccaaaGAAGAAGCTCTGCAAAAGCGAATAGATTCTTTAGAGAACGAACTATTAACTAAACGTCACGCTCAACAGCTGTGTAAGCTTCTTCATGACTGTatacttttaaatgtaattttattaactgacttcaaaaaaggagttTCTAAATttgtctgtatttatttttatactacagATCTAATCCGAATATTGAGTAAGTTAATTCCAAAACCTGTTTCTAAGtttcaaactttttaatatttattaactagccCTTGCTTGGGACTTTGCTCGCATCAATAACCTTCCCTGAATAGAAATCCCATTGTCATGCTTTTCcggtttaaaaagtatttaacattgtattactataatatattacttactcaGTTTTTGAAGCCAACGTCACCCAAATCCGTTAAGTTTGCCGTTattatttctagaataaaaatccaaaaaacccTATATCTCCAAACAATCCTGCgcatttatactttatattattaaattggacactaacataaaaattataaagatgttCGAATGCATGGATATTTAAGTATGCATAAAAATTCCTGAACGTATTTCAATGGAATTTGAAATTTACTGGATGAAACATGTCCTGAATACTGGCTGGCTTATACAACAAAAAGCACTCTCAATTCAATTGTGACGTTAAATTCCTCAGCAAAGCTAGATCGTGATGTGGCAGAGGAGCGAAAGCACCTTCAAGAACTGCGTGATGCTGTGTGCCGCAACGCGGAACCTAACCCGCACGCCGGTGCTCCTGCGCCGAATGAACGGAGTCCATCGCCACCATTCCCTTCCACGGCCGCCGAAAGAGATCTAATGTACATAGCACTAGATTTGCAATTTGGAATAGCAATTTCATAATGCGCGATCTAAgcttagtttattattaaagccAATCTTTAATTATGGTAAACCTAATTTAATTCAGCTAAGTAATGCACAAAATAAAGGGCGTACAGCCAAACCTatgattaaatatatcaattataatatactgccgtgctaagcgcataAGGGATATGTCAAGGAGAcgttatttcgagataatcgaagttttgtaaatatagttttatagttttttaagtaaaacagaGATAGAGAATACTCCttgaaggtttttttaacaaggtACCGTtgtttaggtaagttcattgaatggatatttctttaagctatccgacgccataaaaatcaagattttgtttttttttgagataccacttttgagcttagcatggGAGTATAGTACTTATTGAATTCTTGATAGACGAGTCTACTGAACTGCTGTAAAACAAGTAAATGTTTCCTTTTTGCAGTTGTAATTGCCTATCCGGAGCTTGCGCCCTTGAAATGGGTGAGAGAAGATCGGCCGGAGATTTACTTCCGGCTTCGCAAAGCAATCGTTTTAAACGGTCAAAGACAGAAAGCAACAGGGtatgttaaaatttacatttattatagcTTCTTCCATTGTGAAATCTCGAAACAGATGAAAAGGCACTGAACCCAGCCTATTGCAACCTTTCCTTGAAATATTTATGAGTAGGACTTTCTtaacggtggcgtagttgtactgcatgcgcggtacaacagcgctctcaggtcctgggtttgaatcctgggTCTGGCAgagttatatttgggtttttctgctcagtatcagcgcggagtctggaatttgtgcccgatatggcgataggctcgccacctatcacatcatgggacgaaacacacttggcgaaaagtgggtgccctgattgcgcctctgcatacccctcaGGGGATAAATGCTTGATGTTGTGTGTAGAACTTTCTTGGATTTTGAGTGAATTTAGTTTGCAGTATACAacaggtttattttaatatttcaggcGGTGTTGGCGAAACTAGATATTGAGGAACATCGAGAAAGGAAATTGTACACCGAAGAGCCCCCGACGCGCCTGCGCAAATCGCACGACCGACACGTGCCACGGACTCCAAAGAAATAATTACTAACATCTGCACCGGAATTCCACATTCCACATATCCGAAAATATTGGAACTGCAGAATGTCGAATTCCGAATATATAAAGGCCCGATAATATCAGTACTATTTCTCTCCTCCCAACAATTGACAAAAGTTGGGCAATTTGAACGGGAACAAAGAAAGATTTGGCaatgaaataatacaaatacttctacgataattaaaatatgttgtctcgttaaagtgcaaataaatctGAAGCGAAAAGGTGTCAGTGTGTTGTTGTTTTGTAGTGGAAATTTGTGAAcagtttttttacatattatttatgtttttataatttattatacatatatatttcagATGTGGGTgccatgaaataaattttatgtaacacaaataattatttattgtattttcctTATGATCACGGAAACACGTCGCCTCTCTTCCTCggattttgttatataaatactagtGTGAAGCATTTGCATTGTATACGGGATTGGAGAAGTTGATCTCCGGCTCTTGATATAAGGGATTTAACGACACATCAAATCCTCGAGAACGTGATTCTTCTTCAAACTTGGCATACTCTCTTTTATCGTGCAAGTCCACGAGGATCTTCCACGCAATCAACGTCAACAAGCCAATGAGTACTACAGCCACTATGCAACTGATGAGGGCAACTGAAAATATTAAGCATTAAtagcatttatttatacaaattattacataacTAATGTTAATGATACTAAATAGGGCGAGCTGTATTATGGTTTGCACCCTGTAAGTCATTGGTATTGAGTTTTCAACAAAACTGTTAAGGATTGTTATACTTTTTACTAGAGCTAGGTCTCCGATAcgcgagagtccgcctgggtaggtaccattgtcactgtctatttctgccgccaagcagcagtatgtagtcactgttgtgttcttaACTAACAtgtaatgtctcaggatggcgatcgcagtggaataccaaacaatacttttcaattcaaggtgttggatggtgtttctactattaatAGGCGGTCGTATCAGCTCAGGCTCACCaccaggcgaacagcaagctggtctcgtcattcagagcaattaaataatgaaataagtgCTATCTTGTACGCTATCTGGCAAATACCATCGAATGTTCAACTTCCCTTCAATATTATGTGCTTGTCTAACAAATAACGTGCATTATACTTACTCCACTTATTTCCTCTTGGGGGTGCCTCTGGTTCCGTTTGAATGATTATATGTAACCCGTGTGTCGTTGCGTTATGATAATAtctgaatattataaaactgccGTCCTCTATTACTTTTTTGCACCAAGTAGCGCCACTCCATTTAGGCGAATTAATTTCTGTTTTGTTGAccatttttataacaacattGTTTTCTGTGTTGTTGTAAATCTTATCACAAGCTTCTAGACCTTGTTTGTAGTTACATTCTACATTGGGTTCGAGGgctttacaatattttgattgGCAGTCATTGCATGTGTCACAAAATACTCCTGTGTACGTTTCGTTTTTTCCTTTAACCTTCGCACATTGGCATTTTCCGCATACACATTCACCATTACCAGAACAAACCTGAAACAATTAGTTTACAAAACCATCTATAAATTCTTTaagaaagaaacaaataaaaactttagcctgtttgagttttaataaataccaaaaatttCGCTTCTCCGTTTTAAtaacagttataatattttaaaaatacgagttaattttattatatagtaatatagaTTCCATGTTTATTGAAACTAAATTGGGTAACTGTTAATTTTTGGAAAGATAGACAGACCAAAAATTATAAACGGAGTGAATAAATAAGGAAATGAAAGATGCAGTGAATAAGAAGATAAAAACTCGCAGAGATTTATGGGAATAGCAAAAATTATAGTC contains:
- the LOC119192939 gene encoding uncharacterized protein LOC119192939 gives rise to the protein MENQLENLKNTRAKISRDQNVITDLQAEILNKDLIIKKINETTQTYISKLETEMQSLQELYKNSTEKITELQEKLINMSKDKNNDVEVMKKCKIALEKKSQEISDLQNELQILKNKSLTNIGVQTVYNQSRKNIASQTEASLAYTEYERSGIKDKIMDDVDKERSKHSLIVLEKTKLPKQIPPPVNEVQVLTANIEPTFDYVKSSYLNYKMKRLTQGRLEQCSISSLWDKSENEFTPPSDLSTQIFSRSAEKIPNNLISNYDSPTTHTNLIDIYNRQSMQTNSSKLMGNEIYSDAHKTVKPSILSEFSINRKDGEAKNKITKRQKTSGIVAESTSNKSTDKDLFVIYRDSESSITPRKSGRRGSTDKKGRSELLVEAVTVHPAEGKMYEAQNKNYMQSDSLMYDDNEYEDDSVKYKLNINLPRVQNDSPSVIASSEDDKKSLDSYNLGIYPSPRIVSSSTMNFKNESENILDTPSLPTIPNDKGLNSESEVFQPELSDNGTLGLPTKKQAKILYNNITKLQDKRQNSINLGIQKIGNESNSRRLKKESVSHYRLSRVGADVLLIKTDNDYKTSENENNVVKELRRENFGLNYILNSVQREINPINHMSTSNITKAVRKIRSEEGCNPIQSQQDNLSILSKFGDSINMHTEKKADFSICCSNDSVSSKTLVDQGVMVDFNQEYEKKIQYLSNALKNAEKDFKTKISAIKMQYDSNIKNIMNEHNEGVKSIQNLHEETLHDVLKDHENEVENLRSMSIEAMRKVEKLEKENRLLKSKIRDCSPVCLDEEPVKMSIGEVKRRRRSRDVKLLTKTNVQAINVKPRTKSHGPCTCSPDLNLTDTIRHIFEQVDVEQRKVAEHTYMKYIANKILNENVEALDAQELSFLHLKVCRIWKLKLTKEEALQKRIDSLENELLTKRHAQQLSKLDRDVAEERKHLQELRDAVCRNAEPNPHAGAPAPNERSPSPPFPSTAAERDLICNCLSGACALEMGERRSAGDLLPASQSNRFKRSKTESNRAVLAKLDIEEHRERKLYTEEPPTRLRKSHDRHVPRTPKK